One genomic region from Ptychodera flava strain L36383 chromosome 5, AS_Pfla_20210202, whole genome shotgun sequence encodes:
- the LOC139133484 gene encoding FAD-dependent oxidoreductase domain-containing protein 2-like produces MEKTDFEYIVIGAGPAGVQMAYCMEKAGKDYIVLERNDSVGSFYQKYPRHRTLISINKKHNYFKEREFNLRHDWNSLLCDEDDISFFNYSDDLFPDAGLLVDYMRDFTNKFNLKIRLNTNIVNVHREAAIDTRHPSRFTITDQNGKKFTCKVLVVGTGPILPHNPDIEGIEHADTYQEHTLDLKEYENKKVLILGGGNSAFECADHLAGSAAMIHMCTRTPVKLAWDSHFVGHLRAVNNNVLDMYHLKSLHALRQCDTKKFVKEEDGTITQTFEMELPHWNPPGTATFTSKGYDKVILATGWKFINIDMFDDTCKPETHTEGKYVVLDEHWESTVPDLFFIGTSMQSRDRRAASGFIHGFRYNVRTLSHMLCARYDGDELPKKTFQSIDAEELSKFMIERVSTTSALYQMGQGYLCDVVILKPQDKEKESGQDKMTGTVEYYYELPREWVMKSDFFMKARTHDDSHNRGQPPQVPENERDRVLQTR; encoded by the exons ATGGAGAAAACAG ATTTTGAATATATCGTCATCGGAGCCGGCCCTGCCGGTGTTCAGATGGCCTATTGCATGGAGAAAGCTGGCAAAGATTATATCGTTCTCGAGAGAAACGACAGTGTTGGTTCCTTCTACCAGAAATACCCACGTCATCGTACTCTGATCTCCATCAACAAGAAACACAACTACTTCAAGGAGCGAGAGTTCAATCTTCGTCATGATTGGAACTCTTTGCTCTGTGACGAAGATGACATATCGTTCTTCAACTACTCAGATGACCTATTTCCAGACGCAGGCCTTCTTGTCGA TTACATGCGTGACTTCACCAACAAGTTCAACCTGAAAATACGTCTGAACACCAACATCGTCAACGTCCACCGAGAGGCTGCCATTGATACGAGACATCCCTCACGTTTCACCATCACCGACCAGAACGGCAAAAAATTCACTTGCAAAGTACTGGTGGTCGGTACGGGACCTATCCTTCCACACAACCCAGACATCGAAGGCATAGAACACGCTGACACTTACCAGGAGCACACACTCGACTTGAAGGAATATGAGAACAAGAAGGTCTTGATTCTTGGAGGCGGTAACAGTGCCTTTGAG TGCGCCGACCATTTAGCTGGCAGTGCGGCTATGATTCACATGTGCACGCGCACACCTGTTAAGCTGGCGTGGGACTCTCACTTCGTTGGACATCTGCGAGCCGTCAACAACAACGTCCTCGACATGTACCACTTGAAATCCTTGCACGCTCTCCGCCAGTGCGACACCAAGAAGTTCGTCAAGGAAGAAGACGGCACCATCACACAGACCTTCGAGATGGAACTGCCACACTGGAACCCACCGGGCACTGCCACGTTCACTAGCAAAGGCTACGATAAAGTCATCCTTGCCACGGGGTGGAAATTCATCAATATCGACATGTTTGACGACACTTGCAAACCAG aaACACACACCGAAGGCAAATATGTTGTCCTCGATGAACACTGGGAGTCGACTGTTCCCGATCTCTTCTTCATTGGCACTTCAATGCAGTCACGTGACAGACGAGCCGCCTCCGGCTTCATCCATGGCTTCCGCTACAATGTCCGCACCCTCAGCCACATGCTGTGCGCCCGCTACGACGGCGATGAACTGCCGAAGAAAACTTTCCAGTCGATTGACGCTGAagaactttcaaagttcatgaTCG AACGTGTTAGCACCACGTCAGCGCTTTATCAGATGGGACAGGGCTACCTTTGTGATGTCGTGATTCTCAAGCCACAGGACAAGGAGAAAGAAA GTGGCCAAGACAAAATGACTGGTACAGTGGAGTATTACTACGAGTTACCACGTGAATGGGTTATGAAGAGCGATTTCTTCATGAAAGCAAGAACACATGATGATAGTCACAATCGAGGACAACCACCACAG GTTCCCGAAAATGAGCGTGACAGAGTTCTTCAAACCAGGTGA